A genomic window from Streptomyces mirabilis includes:
- a CDS encoding DUF485 domain-containing protein has product MATDAPPPSKADPRLPSTEQFVEVQESAEFAELRRSHRSFAFPLTVAFIAWYLLYVLLSNYAGDFMGTQVVGNINVALVLGLAQFLTTFLIAWWYSRYAAAKLDPKGEAIKSRLEGDA; this is encoded by the coding sequence GTGGCTACCGACGCACCGCCCCCTTCGAAGGCCGATCCCCGGCTGCCCTCGACCGAGCAGTTCGTCGAGGTGCAGGAGAGCGCCGAGTTCGCCGAACTGCGCCGCTCGCACCGCTCCTTCGCCTTCCCGCTGACCGTCGCCTTCATCGCCTGGTACCTGCTGTACGTCCTGCTCTCGAACTACGCGGGCGACTTCATGGGCACCCAGGTGGTCGGCAACATCAACGTCGCCCTGGTCCTCGGGCTCGCCCAGTTCCTCACCACGTTCCTCATCGCCTGGTGGTACTCGCGGTACGCCGCCGCGAAGCTCGACCCCAAGGGCGAGGCCATCAAGTCCCGGCTGGAGGGCGACGCATGA
- a CDS encoding cation acetate symporter: protein MSPVQTTVLAAGEASQHRPLIITLFAVFVAATLVITVWAGRQTKDAADFYAGGRQFTAFQNGLAVSGDYMSAASFLGIAGAIALFGYDGFLYSIGFLVAWLVALLLVAEPLRNSGRYTMGDVLAYRMRQRPVRTAAGTSTIVVSIFYLLAQMAGAGVLVSLLLGITSDSGKIGIVALVGVLMIVYVTIGGMKGTTWVQMVKAVLLIIGALLLTFLVLLKFNFNLSDLLGKAADNSGKGAPFLEPGLKYGATSTTKLDFISLGMALVLGTAGLPHILIRFYTVPTAKTARKSVNWAIGLIGAFYLMTLALGFGAAALIKPDEIIASNKAGNTAAPLLALHLGGVDSNWGAILLASISAVAFATILAVVAGLTLASSSSFAHDIYANVIKRGQATEKQEMTAARYATVGIGAVSILLGALARDLNVAGLVALAFAVAASANLPTILYSLFWKRFTTQGALWSIYGGLVTAVGLVLFSPVVSGKPASMFPDVDFHWFPLENPGLISIPVGFLLGWLGTLLSKEEPDAGKYAELEVRSLTGTGAH from the coding sequence ATGAGCCCCGTACAGACGACCGTGCTCGCCGCCGGTGAGGCCAGTCAGCACCGGCCGCTGATCATCACCCTCTTCGCGGTGTTCGTCGCCGCGACCCTCGTCATCACCGTCTGGGCGGGCCGCCAGACCAAGGACGCCGCCGACTTCTACGCGGGCGGACGACAGTTCACCGCCTTCCAGAACGGCCTGGCCGTCTCCGGCGACTACATGTCCGCGGCCTCGTTCCTCGGCATCGCGGGCGCGATCGCCCTCTTCGGGTACGACGGCTTCCTCTACTCCATCGGCTTCCTGGTCGCCTGGCTGGTGGCCCTCCTCCTGGTCGCCGAGCCGCTGCGCAACTCCGGCCGCTACACCATGGGCGACGTCCTGGCGTACCGGATGCGCCAGCGCCCGGTCCGTACGGCCGCGGGCACCTCCACCATCGTCGTGTCGATCTTCTACCTGCTGGCCCAGATGGCCGGCGCGGGCGTCCTGGTCTCGCTGCTTCTCGGCATCACCAGCGACAGCGGCAAGATCGGCATCGTCGCCCTCGTCGGCGTCCTGATGATCGTCTACGTCACCATCGGCGGCATGAAGGGCACCACCTGGGTCCAGATGGTCAAGGCCGTCCTGCTGATCATCGGCGCCCTGCTGCTCACCTTCCTGGTGCTGCTGAAGTTCAACTTCAACCTCTCCGACCTGCTCGGCAAGGCCGCCGACAACAGCGGCAAGGGCGCGCCTTTCCTGGAGCCCGGCCTCAAGTACGGCGCCACGTCCACCACCAAGCTGGACTTCATCTCCCTGGGCATGGCGCTGGTCCTGGGCACCGCGGGCCTGCCGCACATCCTCATCCGCTTCTACACCGTGCCCACGGCGAAGACCGCGCGGAAGTCGGTGAACTGGGCGATCGGCCTCATCGGCGCCTTCTACCTGATGACCCTCGCCCTCGGCTTCGGCGCCGCCGCGCTGATCAAACCCGACGAGATCATCGCCTCCAACAAGGCGGGCAACACCGCCGCGCCGCTCCTGGCACTGCACCTGGGAGGCGTCGACTCCAACTGGGGCGCCATCCTGCTCGCCTCCATCTCCGCCGTCGCCTTCGCCACGATCCTCGCCGTCGTCGCCGGCCTGACGCTGGCCTCGTCCTCCTCGTTCGCGCACGACATCTACGCGAACGTCATCAAGAGGGGGCAGGCCACGGAGAAACAGGAGATGACCGCCGCCCGCTACGCGACGGTCGGCATCGGCGCCGTGTCCATCCTGCTGGGCGCCCTCGCCCGCGACCTGAACGTCGCCGGTCTGGTCGCGCTCGCCTTCGCGGTCGCCGCCTCCGCCAACCTGCCGACGATCCTCTACAGCCTCTTCTGGAAGCGGTTCACCACCCAGGGCGCGCTGTGGTCGATCTACGGCGGTCTGGTCACGGCGGTCGGACTGGTGCTGTTCTCGCCGGTGGTCTCGGGCAAGCCCGCCTCGATGTTCCCCGACGTCGACTTCCACTGGTTCCCGCTGGAGAACCCGGGCCTCATCTCGATCCCGGTCGGCTTCCTGCTGGGCTGGCTCGGCACGCTCCTGTCCAAGGAGGAGCCGGACGCCGGCAAGTACGCCGAGCTGGAGGTGCGGTCCCTGACGGGCACCGGAGCACACTGA